GTCCGGAGCGCGAGTCGCCATGATCAAAGTGGCCATCTATTCAATAAAACATGAGAGATTAAGCATATTTCATTGACAGGTGAAGCATTAGAGAGAATAATAGCTCTAAGACAAAGGGAGGAAGTTAGCAATCaatccttaagttcaaattttagaaaaataaataTTGATGCAAGTATTCAATTTTATTTCGCTCTCAACCCCCTTTAAGCAAACTTTTAAGTTCACTTCGTGGAAccctggctctgatacccgctgtgagaaccgcccaatttaatatcattttaagcgaaaACATCGGTCTTTATCGtaaagatgagagctaacacgcactcgcaccaatGGCGCGctacgggttaacccacatctaaactacTAAGGACCAACTTAGCTTTTCGCCGAAAATAACattaaacccggtagtcccggtatgtgctccaacatatgcccaggatcacgcatatgcacataccgtcacaagctcatacatcaccattgatccacaaagagcaaattttaataCAAAGTTAACCCATTAATCATTTCAACATTGACATAAGGAAAGGTTCCAAATCTATTAAGGTGCAAAAGAGggatacaagcctcgggctcacaaatAACATAGAAGATATAAAAACCATAAAGTTTAATGTTTAACATGATATCCCAAGAACGatacgcagcggaaaatataacgATAAGTaataatggcgtcttgctcaaggacaccatcgaacatattggcctattcctcACCCAcgccgggttcggcggggtagaaatggccaaacaccacttccggctcacctgcaacttagtatatgaaagcaacatgagtacaaaggtactcgcaagacttacgcgaataaatagGTCAAGAAaaatgcatatgaaggctcacaaaaaggctttagggttaagtaaattaaataagcatgagctccctaattccaccatctagcctcctagcattttaattatcttgcccaacccacctcaaattTTAGTTGATTAGATAACTCAATTCCTAAGTATCAACAAGAGGGAACGTTCATCCAACCACTTGACCACAACTTCTACGAAGATttcgtaggataaagagcttgctcataaccgagagcgcggcaattcgaattgattcattaaccttgcaagggtgtacaaactttacccacacgacgcaaggaccatgcgactcgcccaaccgatcacgttgggtgagggggtactcgcatcaaccattCCCGACGAGTtataaccgttgaacatcacgcctaacttgcgcggagagtaacctaggtccaccggggacacccctaagcctctctacaaagccccacggccacgcatctaggaccgtgcatcaacgactAGAACTAGAGGGTATTCGGCTTATCCACCCCAtaaatggatatgtggtagtacgataagtgctcaatttccaaggtcgtccacggacggtccttaatcggttcaagcggactaaacctccgagactcctttctctaggccctaccttccgctcgaacCAACACcacacttccaactagaccgatccaaACCAACATTCCGACACCGGACAACATGTTTAAGATAACacaaagtgggtgaaacaagtgatcctattccaaatTTCCCTACAAGATATCTACCAACCCTAGACACGACTAAGCATTTAGTTTAAATGAGTTGCAAGTGGCTACGTGTGCCAAGGGTATGGATAAACAAATCAAGAGAGGgcattgcatgaaaataggaccgacgatgcaatagataaatatttAATATAATCATAGATAtcccaagtgaaataactaaatttaagcaagttaaataggtcaaggaatcatgcttagctgcttgccttgattctcttcttgctcaaccacacactcggctcccggctcggtctcaacaACTCGGTAggctcaacgggtgcgtcctccggcgtctcggtcactataatgcatgaatgagatgtatgcattaggatgatgccaatgatgtGAAAATGAGGTGATATGCAATGACATGGTAATAGAAGAAAAATGTCACATCAACGCGAAAACAAAATCACCATGGCACCACAAGCTTGATTACTAACCTAAACACTAAGACCGAGGCGAATTTCGCTTAACAAAACATCTACGAGCATAAATCCTGATTTAATTTAGGCACACAGGGGATCTCAAAATAAGCTCATGAGAGTTGAAATTGCATCAATAGCATatttgtggaattacttatgATATTCATAAATTTCAGCCGCTAAACTCAAGTCAAATCTTAAAAGCcatgcaaaacattttcaaaaatcctaataaaattaCCAGGGGTACAAGACCTGATAACAaggataacagaagtggttttatcattttatcaattttctataAAAAGTTAATCATTTTACAAGCTTGCAGGCAGCAAAACCAAAAACGCATTAAAAACCTATCAAACAGTACAGGAACAAATACATGAGCTGGACCATGAGATAGAGAATTTCACAAGGAACACAACAGtatttagtttgacatttttagagcACGACAAAAATAAGATTAACAATTAACTTGGTTTAGCAAGGATAAACTATAACTCAAGGTACAAGATTCTAACATGCATAACATTAATTTATCTAAGTAGATCTATTACAGAGGAGTCAAACCAAACaaatttcacaatttttggaggTCTACAACATTTCCTATGCATTTTACAAGAATCTACATGAAATGACAAAAGCAAACGAGGTGGCAagcgctagatccacccggatctagcgcccctgggcgccgacaggcgggcccaggcggccagcgcGTGGCCCAGGCGAAGTCAAGGCCAGCCGCGGCCTTGACCCGCCACGGGCGCGGCCAGCGCGCGCCCACGGCGCGACCCgcgcgcgaacgcgcgcgcgcggcgcgatgCGGCCGCGGCCGGCAAGTGGAGGAGTGGCAGGGGGGCGAACGGGGGCGGGGTGACGCGCGCGCGAGCAGCATGGCGCGACGGCGGTACTCGCCCGTGGCACGGGCGAGCGGGGAaaggcggggagcggcggcgcgacggagcaccgcggcggcggaggaaggggcACGTCGGGAAGGGGGTTGCGGGTGGAGAAAGAGGCGGCGGACGGCCGGATTCGAGAGAGGAGGATGAGGGGGTGGTGCGGGCGCGGGCAATCGGGGCGGGGCTCAccgacggcggcgggcggcggcggaaggggaaTCGGCAACGGGAGGAAAGGGAGGCGTGcggtttggccggggaagaagaagaggcgacGCGATTTGAAGTGGGGAGGGAAAGGCGAGCGGGCGGCACAGGAGGCGAGGGGGCGGCGCCACGCTGGACGGGCCaacggccgccggcgtgcgccaccgcgcgagcgcccaacgggcgggcgcggagggccgAGGGACGCGGAGGGGgaggctgacgcgcgggcccgggcgcacgggagagagaggaggccgacaggtggggccgggagaggaagaaaaaagaaaaatgcaACGGTTCAACTTACAAAATCAAAAACGTGCATTTCCCGAgctccaaaaatcaccaaatttttactgaAGCACTATTAAACCACCAAGAACATAATGCAACCACTAGAGCTCAAAAATCTATTATGGATTgatcacaaaaattcaaacaacaATGCAGTTttgaattttatggctcggcaggGACACCCAAAAATTTAGTAAAAATATCCAAAATtcatcatttgaaatctagtatttgaataaaatatttgggggcacaGCCACATAGCAATTTTTAAACTTCCTTCACAACTTGCACATAAATCATACAAGAAAAATAGATgctcatgatataatttagtgCATATGATGTTCCTTggtgcttggatgatgctcataaTGACGTTTTAAATTTTTATCTTGTGCTTTTAATTTGTGGGTCGTGACAATATTAGTGCCTCAGATATCCTTGATCACTTCTCAACTTGTATGAGTAAAGTAGTCAGGTATCACACCATGATAATGTGAAGGAAATCTAGGTCAACAGGATGTGATCTGTGCCACTCCATTGCAAGAgatgtttttcttttttccgAAAAATGCAAGAAATGGTTTAGAAAGACGACGATATTGCGTGTCTGTTTGTCGACTAGGCCTTTTCGATGTCTCATTGGTGCAGAGGTTGAGAGTTGTACCATATTGTGAAAAAAGGCTTAATTGGTTAGATCGGGGGAGGCATAATTGACACACCTACAAtgggcctgttcgtttcctactggtttagacccatcacatcaaaaagaatcttgctatttagaagtattaaataaaatctgtttataaaactttttgcacagctgggtgctaattcgcgagacaaatttaatgagcctaattaatccataatttgccacagtgatgctacagtaatcatccgctaatcatggactaatatatcttattagattcgtctcgcgaattagccccggggttctgcaattaattttgtaattagactttagttaatacttctaaatgataagattctctttgatgtgacccctctaaactttagacccccggaaacgaacacacccaaaGTTGAGATGAACCGTTCCATTCCCATGCGTAGCTTTCTGTCCAGACTGGAATGAGGACCAAGCGAGCgtgacttgggaaacagaaacAAATAAATCTTAGCTGAGACCTGTCAGCTTCAGACTGGCTATGGAAGTCTCCCTGGGTCTGGTTGTGATACCTGAATAAATCATCATGGATGGAGTGTTCTGAATCTGAAGTTCTGAACCCACCACCGTGGGGTCTGCAGATATGCTTTGTTTTCTGTAGTAAATTTGTGGGTTTGCCTGACAATACTCTTTTCTGATTTGCTCACCCAATCAAGCAATCATTCTAATCTCGCATGATTAAAAGACTTAGCATTATCGATGATCTTTGCTTGTCCGACTGCTCAGGTTACCTGAACAACCCGGAGGCCACGAAGAACAGCATCGACGCCGACGGGTGGCTGCACACCGGCGACGTCGGGTTagtggacgacgacgacgagatcTTCATCGTCGACAGGCTCAAGGAGATCATCAAGTACAAGGGCCTCCAGGTGGCCCCTGCCGAGTTGGAGGCCCTCCTCATCACTCACCCGAGCATCATCGACGCCGCCGTCGTTGGGTAATGACTTGGCTCATCATTTGCTCTCTAAGTCTAGATATATCGTTTGGCAAGGAACATGGGACAGCGGAAAGCCATCAACATGAACTAGATCTTGATGTTTCAGTCGTTGAGATGGAATTATATGGTATCCATGGTCATTGCAGGAAACAAGTCGAGCCAGAAATCGGAGAAATCCCGGTGGCCTTTGTGGCCAAGGCAGAAGGGAGTGAGCTCAGCGAAGATGACGTGAAGCAATTCGTGGCAAAGGAGGTACTATTTCTTTTCTTGTGCTAGAAAAATTTAGTCTCCTCTATGAGTTTATTATGTTGCCATGCTTAATGTGAATACTAGGAATGGATCGAAGTATAAAATTCAACAAACAGACACAAAGCTAGAAATACGTTTGTTCAGAAATGATAAAGCCAccggcaaaaaaaaaagaagaaaaggagataAAGCCAGAAATTCATATTTTACCCCTTTATCAGACCTGCTGGATCCTTTTCCTGTTTTAGGTGATCTACTACAAGAAGGTCCGCGAGGTGAATTTTGTCGACAAAATCCCCAAGGCGCCATCGGGCAAGATCCTTCGCAAGGAGCTAAGGAAACAACTTCAGCAGCAGAACCCACCAGCTGTGTGATCCGAACAGACCCGTGTGCATCGCTCGTTATTCATGATTCGTTCGAATGTTGACATGTGGAGGAAGAACTTAATTCAGAGGCACAGAGTGTTTTTATCTGTTGTTGTGTAATGTATCTAGCTAGCTGGTGAGGCAGAGAGGATCGATTGATTGGAAATTGGAATTTTGAAGTACATCATGTTGGGGAGTCATGTTTATTAGGGTTCCTCATGGTCTGGTTGTTGTTGTTCGGCTGTGCTGCCTGCTTGTAATATTTCTCGTTGTCCGGTATGTTTAATTTTCGTCACTGTAGATTGGAATGAAGCGGAAGCTATTGACTTTGAATTTGCATGTTCATATAGAGTGAAGCGTCAAAAAATTCAACAAGCGCCCATGGCCTAATGGATAAGGCGTCTGACTTCTAATCAGGCGATTGTGGGTTCgagtcccactgggcgtgcctgTATTTTTTATTTTCATTATGCACATTGACCGAATTTTCCCTTTTGTAAAAACACAACTGCAGATTTTATGATAATACTCATTGCTGCAAGCATCAAACCTGAACATAATATTGATTTATTGTCTAGAAATGGAACCAAACGTCAAACCCTAGAATGAGTCCCATTAGCTGTGGTTATTTTTTCcctttatatttatatattttgcaCTTGACTTTCAAtacatttttcttttttttataaaTCACGCAACATCTTAATATTGCAAAAAACTTTTATAATTAATATTGCAAAAACTTTGCCATTGCAACTAAACTTACATCAAAGTGTGCAGACCAGCATGGAAGAATATAACAAAAACTGAACCAACATTGCAACGGGTCCAAACCAAATCAATTAATCAGTCAGTAAAACAGTCCGATCAATCTGAAATACGACGATGCATCTAGGAATTACTTTGTCGTTAACGAAGCTAATGATAATCAATAGACCATAACACTTAGCAACTGTACCTGCTGCATTAGAACAAATTTCAGAATCAATAATAAATTCTACATACTATGACAAGATCGAAGGTTTCAATCTCTCTGCAACACGCTCTAAAAATGGTCTCCGCAGGAAGCCATGTGCTCATAGAAACAGAGACATGTTAGCTGATGGCCTGAAACTGTTGATAAGGCTGTCCAGACTCAAACATCTGCTCGCAATTATTCTCAGTGGGCTCTATTGAAGTCGGAGAGTCTGCGGTGCACTTTGAGGAGTTGTCGAGAGCAGCTATCTTGAGGTGTGCAGGGGCCACACATGAGGTATATCACGTTACCCAGGGGCCTGACATAGATATCATCCTCTTTGCGGAGTTGCTGTACCAAGGAACTGGCATAGAGTGACGCGTACCTGGAAAGGGAACAGCATGAAACTCATAGCATAATGGTAAATAACTATCCAGCATTACTTAATAAATTATCACAATTAAGCATGAATGTTTTTCCTAAACTGAAACTGTAAGAAACTCTATGCACCAAAATTGAGCATGCACTACTATAGCATCGATGGGATCAGAAAATGATCCATCATTATTTGTGGTGAATCTAGCGCAATCGTGTACATGAATTTCTTATATATGGCATCCAGTATCAAATGCAGAAGAAGCAAGCTGCTCGGGTAGAGGTGGTGGCTCAGGAATCAGCAGGGTCGGTCTCTACAGAAGATCAGGCTTGACTTCCTTATGTTCAAT
The Panicum hallii strain FIL2 chromosome 6, PHallii_v3.1, whole genome shotgun sequence genome window above contains:
- the LOC112897067 gene encoding probable 4-coumarate--CoA ligase 1 isoform X2 — translated: MECSESEVLNPPPWGYLNNPEATKNSIDADGWLHTGDVGLVDDDDEIFIVDRLKEIIKYKGLQVAPAELEALLITHPSIIDAAVVGKQVEPEIGEIPVAFVAKAEGSELSEDDVKQFVAKEVIYYKKVREVNFVDKIPKAPSGKILRKELRKQLQQQNPPAV
- the LOC112897067 gene encoding probable 4-coumarate--CoA ligase 1 isoform X1, giving the protein MIKRLSIIDDLCLSDCSGYLNNPEATKNSIDADGWLHTGDVGLVDDDDEIFIVDRLKEIIKYKGLQVAPAELEALLITHPSIIDAAVVGKQVEPEIGEIPVAFVAKAEGSELSEDDVKQFVAKEVIYYKKVREVNFVDKIPKAPSGKILRKELRKQLQQQNPPAV